A stretch of the Nitratifractor salsuginis DSM 16511 genome encodes the following:
- a CDS encoding DUF2059 domain-containing protein, whose protein sequence is MIKTSMKTLLAISLLFGGSALMAGPKEAPAAKKTQAPKLKPLTPEAEKAAYELFKALKMKEGIRTALDRSLEIQLKRQPAMAPYEDIYKDFFHKYTKWEDMKKDLAKLYAQAFSPEEMHELAKFYSTKLGQKSLSVLPRLTQLSMLLAQQRIAKHANELKKAVAQRAKELEAKAKK, encoded by the coding sequence ATGATCAAAACTTCGATGAAAACGCTCCTGGCAATTTCCCTGCTCTTCGGTGGCTCCGCACTGATGGCCGGTCCCAAAGAGGCTCCCGCGGCCAAAAAAACACAGGCTCCCAAGCTCAAGCCCCTGACCCCCGAAGCGGAAAAAGCGGCTTATGAACTTTTCAAGGCGCTGAAAATGAAAGAGGGAATCCGCACGGCGCTTGACCGTTCCCTGGAGATCCAGCTCAAGCGTCAGCCCGCGATGGCTCCCTACGAGGATATCTACAAGGACTTTTTCCACAAATATACCAAGTGGGAAGATATGAAAAAGGATTTGGCGAAGCTCTACGCTCAGGCGTTTAGCCCCGAGGAGATGCACGAATTGGCCAAATTCTACTCCACGAAACTGGGTCAGAAATCCCTAAGCGTTCTGCCCCGCCTGACCCAGCTCAGTATGCTCCTGGCTCAGCAGCGCATCGCCAAGCATGCCAATGAATTGAAAAAAGCGGTCGCCCAACGGGCCAAAGAGCTCGAAGCGAAAGCCAAGAAGTAA
- a CDS encoding L,D-transpeptidase family protein — protein sequence MKSLFERFGTLLGILLMSSALQAGRLPSDTRQLLVVVSPSWQADHGTLTRWERHGRSWKRVGAAIPVKLGSRGMAWGRRLLPAPARGALKREGDKRSPAGVFELPFLFGEGASEFRYPYRRMDRFSRCVDDPHSRSYNRIIDSRRVGLDYRSYERMKFPSGLYRYGIFVAHNPGRIPGAGSCIFMHIKRRDGKPTVGCTAMSVGDLRGIMRWLDPQKHPLLIQAPREAVGALLPDNFQLTNLR from the coding sequence ATGAAAAGCCTGTTTGAGAGATTTGGAACACTCCTGGGAATTTTATTGATGAGCTCTGCACTCCAGGCCGGCAGGCTCCCTTCGGATACCCGCCAGCTCCTGGTCGTGGTCTCTCCAAGTTGGCAGGCGGACCACGGGACTCTCACCCGGTGGGAGAGGCATGGCAGGAGCTGGAAGCGTGTCGGCGCCGCGATCCCGGTCAAGCTGGGCAGCCGCGGGATGGCCTGGGGGCGCAGGCTTCTGCCGGCCCCTGCCAGAGGAGCGCTCAAGCGTGAAGGGGACAAGCGCTCCCCCGCGGGGGTCTTTGAACTGCCTTTTCTTTTCGGAGAGGGTGCGTCCGAGTTTCGCTATCCCTACCGGCGGATGGATCGCTTCAGCCGCTGTGTCGACGATCCCCACTCCCGCAGCTACAATCGGATCATCGACAGCCGCCGCGTTGGGCTCGATTACCGCAGCTACGAGCGGATGAAATTCCCCAGCGGGCTCTACCGCTACGGGATCTTTGTCGCCCACAATCCGGGGAGGATCCCCGGAGCCGGCAGTTGTATATTTATGCATATCAAACGCAGGGACGGTAAGCCAACCGTGGGGTGTACCGCAATGTCCGTCGGTGATTTGCGAGGCATTATGCGTTGGCTCGATCCCCAAAAGCACCCCCTCCTGATCCAGGCACCCCGTGAAGCCGTCGGTGCCTTACTTCCCGATAATTTTCAGTTAACCAATCTTCGCTAA
- a CDS encoding c-type cytochrome, with product MKIWGMLLLLATVLWSDDFISEFEYGQMLYQNPRGVSCAPCHGDHGEGAIIARYKEHGKAKVLQGPDIRHSDLATLRRAVLKGRGVMPRYFLTEKEIHALYLYIQKANAAEESEENNASEAQ from the coding sequence ATGAAAATCTGGGGAATGCTTCTGCTCCTGGCTACGGTGCTTTGGAGTGACGATTTTATCTCTGAATTCGAATACGGACAGATGCTCTATCAAAACCCCCGAGGGGTCAGTTGCGCTCCCTGTCACGGGGATCACGGAGAAGGGGCGATCATCGCCCGATATAAAGAACACGGCAAAGCGAAAGTCCTGCAAGGCCCCGATATCCGTCACAGCGATCTGGCGACTCTTCGTCGGGCGGTTCTCAAAGGACGGGGAGTGATGCCCCGCTATTTCCTGACGGAGAAGGAGATCCACGCGCTCTACCTCTATATTCAGAAGGCCAATGCCGCCGAAGAGAGCGAAGAGAATAATGCGTCGGAGGCCCAATGA
- the folD gene encoding bifunctional methylenetetrahydrofolate dehydrogenase/methenyltetrahydrofolate cyclohydrolase FolD, with product MQLIDGKALAQKIRQEVKAEVEVLNREHDIVPGLAVILVGNNPASQAYVKMKAKACKEVGFYSIVHEMPETISQEEIVATIEMMNANPRIDGILVQLPLPEHIDTNRILEVIDPAKDVDGFHPYNVGRLVTNLDGFVPCTPLGVMKMFEAYDIDLQGQDVCVVGASNIVGKPMAALLLNANATVTVTHIYTKDLKAHTSRADIVIVGVGVPGLIKADMVKEGAVVIDIGINRLEDGRLVGDVDFDAVAPKCSYITPVPGGVGPMTIAMLLSNTLKAAKQRIAR from the coding sequence ATGCAACTCATCGACGGTAAAGCTCTGGCCCAGAAAATCCGCCAAGAGGTCAAAGCGGAAGTGGAAGTCCTGAACCGGGAACACGACATTGTCCCGGGCCTGGCGGTGATCCTGGTGGGCAACAACCCCGCCAGCCAAGCCTATGTGAAGATGAAAGCCAAAGCCTGCAAAGAGGTGGGCTTCTACTCCATCGTCCATGAGATGCCTGAGACCATCAGCCAGGAGGAGATCGTCGCCACCATCGAAATGATGAACGCCAACCCCCGCATCGACGGGATCCTCGTGCAGCTGCCTCTGCCCGAGCACATCGATACCAACCGGATCCTCGAAGTGATCGACCCCGCCAAGGATGTCGACGGTTTCCATCCCTACAACGTCGGCCGCCTCGTGACCAACCTCGACGGCTTCGTCCCCTGCACACCGCTGGGCGTGATGAAGATGTTCGAAGCCTACGACATCGACCTGCAGGGGCAGGATGTCTGCGTCGTCGGGGCCAGCAACATCGTGGGCAAACCCATGGCCGCCCTCCTCCTCAACGCCAATGCCACCGTCACCGTCACCCATATTTACACCAAAGATTTGAAAGCCCATACGTCCCGGGCCGATATCGTCATCGTCGGGGTGGGTGTCCCCGGCCTCATCAAAGCCGATATGGTCAAAGAGGGTGCTGTCGTCATCGACATCGGGATCAACCGCCTCGAGGACGGCCGCTTGGTGGGGGATGTGGATTTTGACGCCGTAGCCCCCAAATGCAGCTACATCACACCCGTTCCCGGCGGGGTCGGCCCCATGACCATCGCCATGCTCCTGAGTAACACCCTCAAAGCGGCCAAGCAGCGGATCGCTCGATGA
- the lepB gene encoding signal peptidase I, producing the protein MKKFARGLYRFSSSWTGTIIIVLLLIFFVAQSFVIPSGSMKRTLLIGDFLFAKKFSYGITIPELPWVGLKLLPDFRGDGHLIDGPRPKREDIVIFYVPKDRKTHFVKRCVAVGGDEILYYDKHLLIHFHEGDEYIRSHYPARKIVTVLGKLWVVNPYKDKYPGIQYKPEYNGNSFLMLLYRSPQVDMKPLFLPELKAPAYSMGGTPVNVFYKKVEPDHYYMIGDNRDNSEDSRFWGSVPYSLIIGKPWVIYFSIEYRSYDRVMYGKGGGRDHQALRKVCGDLPLDSKECREAWDKHRFTVRWDRVGRNVDRFQFEVPKDD; encoded by the coding sequence ATGAAAAAATTTGCCCGCGGCCTCTACCGTTTTTCCAGCAGTTGGACCGGGACGATCATCATCGTCCTCCTTCTGATCTTCTTCGTCGCCCAATCCTTCGTCATCCCCAGCGGTTCGATGAAGCGCACCCTCCTCATCGGGGATTTCCTCTTTGCCAAGAAGTTCAGCTACGGGATCACCATTCCCGAGCTCCCCTGGGTGGGGCTCAAGCTCCTGCCCGACTTCCGCGGCGACGGCCACCTGATCGACGGGCCCCGTCCCAAGCGGGAAGATATCGTCATCTTCTACGTCCCCAAGGACCGCAAAACCCATTTCGTCAAACGTTGTGTCGCGGTGGGCGGGGATGAGATTCTCTACTACGACAAACACCTGCTGATCCATTTCCACGAGGGCGACGAGTACATCCGCAGCCACTACCCCGCCCGCAAGATCGTTACCGTCCTCGGCAAACTGTGGGTGGTCAACCCCTACAAGGACAAATATCCCGGCATCCAGTACAAACCCGAGTACAACGGCAACAGCTTCCTGATGCTCCTCTATCGCAGCCCCCAGGTCGATATGAAACCCCTCTTCCTCCCCGAACTCAAGGCTCCGGCCTACAGCATGGGAGGCACCCCGGTGAATGTCTTTTACAAAAAGGTGGAGCCTGATCATTACTATATGATCGGGGACAACCGGGACAATTCCGAAGACAGCCGCTTCTGGGGATCGGTCCCCTACAGCCTCATCATCGGCAAGCCCTGGGTCATCTACTTCAGCATCGAATACCGCAGCTACGACCGGGTCATGTACGGCAAAGGCGGCGGCCGCGATCATCAGGCGCTTCGCAAAGTCTGCGGTGATCTGCCTCTGGACTCCAAGGAATGCCGCGAAGCCTGGGACAAACACCGCTTCACCGTCCGTTGGGACCGGGTTGGGCGCAACGTCGACCGTTTTCAGTTCGAAGTCCCCAAGGATGACTGA
- a CDS encoding site-2 protease family protein, whose translation MSELELLKIIASILALIVSVVGHEIMHGWVAYRYGDMTAKLQGRLSINPIRHIDPVGTILVPALLYAMHAPFLFGWAKPVPIDMNTVLRKGGYGAAVAVSLAGITYNFALAILAATLLPLAWPPHGMLGAFVYLFLAQSVMINVVLGVFNLWPIPPLDGSQALRFFAAKMGWRGFVEAYEKIYPYGMIILFAILFTPLADILFAPVGWILKWIIPG comes from the coding sequence ATGAGTGAATTGGAGCTCCTCAAGATCATCGCCTCGATCCTGGCGCTGATCGTCTCCGTGGTCGGGCACGAGATCATGCACGGATGGGTCGCCTACCGCTACGGGGATATGACCGCCAAACTCCAGGGGCGTCTCAGCATCAACCCCATCCGGCATATCGATCCTGTGGGGACCATCCTCGTTCCTGCATTGCTCTACGCGATGCACGCTCCTTTCCTCTTCGGATGGGCCAAGCCCGTTCCCATCGATATGAACACCGTCCTGCGCAAGGGCGGTTACGGCGCTGCCGTCGCCGTGAGCCTCGCCGGGATCACCTACAATTTCGCCCTGGCGATCCTGGCGGCGACCCTTCTGCCTCTGGCCTGGCCGCCCCACGGGATGCTGGGGGCCTTTGTCTACCTCTTCCTGGCCCAGAGTGTGATGATCAACGTGGTGCTGGGGGTCTTCAACCTCTGGCCCATCCCGCCTCTGGATGGTTCCCAGGCCCTGCGCTTTTTCGCCGCGAAGATGGGTTGGAGAGGCTTCGTGGAAGCCTACGAGAAGATCTATCCCTACGGGATGATCATCCTTTTCGCCATCCTCTTCACCCCCTTGGCAGATATACTTTTCGCCCCCGTCGGCTGGATCCTCAAATGGATCATTCCAGGGTAA
- the rpiB gene encoding ribose 5-phosphate isomerase B — protein MKFYIATDHAGYHYKAEVIEYVKSKGHEIEDLGPYTPDRVDYPDYGRKCAEAVKADEGSFGIIICGTGIGISMSANKVPGIRAALCHDAYTATMARAHNNAQILAFGERVVGMGVVQSMIDAFIETEFEGGRHERRVEKINAIDEEYRCS, from the coding sequence ATGAAATTCTACATCGCGACCGACCACGCCGGATACCACTACAAAGCCGAAGTCATCGAGTATGTCAAATCCAAAGGCCACGAGATCGAGGATCTCGGCCCCTACACCCCCGACCGGGTCGACTATCCCGATTACGGCCGCAAATGCGCCGAAGCGGTCAAAGCCGACGAAGGAAGCTTCGGGATCATCATCTGCGGCACCGGGATCGGCATCTCCATGTCAGCCAACAAAGTCCCCGGCATCCGGGCGGCCCTCTGCCACGATGCCTACACCGCCACCATGGCCCGCGCCCACAACAATGCCCAGATCCTCGCCTTCGGTGAGCGGGTCGTCGGTATGGGGGTCGTCCAGAGCATGATCGATGCCTTCATCGAAACCGAATTCGAAGGCGGCCGCCACGAGCGACGTGTCGAAAAGATCAACGCCATCGACGAAGAGTACCGCTGTAGCTGA
- a CDS encoding cupin domain-containing protein — MSRVLSTGITDEEEIRRILRDEGYTNIFRWCDSAGTRYGEHTHPHQEVRWVLSGTLEIIKGGMTLRLKSGDRLDSAPDTPHSAYVPEDCCYLCGSK; from the coding sequence ATGAGCCGTGTCCTTTCAACCGGGATCACCGATGAAGAGGAGATCCGCCGGATCTTGCGCGATGAAGGCTATACCAACATCTTCCGATGGTGCGACAGCGCCGGCACCCGTTACGGGGAGCATACGCATCCTCATCAGGAAGTGCGCTGGGTCCTCTCCGGCACCCTAGAGATCATCAAAGGGGGAATGACCCTTCGTCTCAAAAGCGGCGACCGACTCGATTCAGCGCCCGACACACCTCACAGCGCCTATGTGCCCGAAGACTGCTGCTATCTCTGTGGCAGCAAATAA
- a CDS encoding valine--tRNA ligase has protein sequence MSENKKNHYDPKAVESDYYRLWEDRGYFEIDGNKAIQQEGKTFCIMMPPPNVTGHLHIGHALTFTLQDIIVRYKRMDGYKTLWQPGTDHAGIATQNVVEKQLLEQGKTKEEIGREAFLELAWKQKENSGNAITAQLRRLGVSPAWSRERFTMDEGLANAVKHAFKKMYDEGWIVQGNYMINWCTHDGALSDIEVEYEEHEGKLYYIRYPLSDGSGHVVVATTRPETFFGDTAVMVNPADERYKDLVGKSILLPLVGREIPIIADEHVDMEFGTGVVKVTPAHDPNDYEVGLRHGLDFITVFDENGILNQYAGEFAGMERLEAREPVVEKLKEEGYLEKVEEHRHQVGHCYRCKNIVEPYVSKQWFVKKEFAADTIRRVNEGEVRFFPEHWINSFNAWMRDLRDWCISRQLWWGHQIPVMYCDDCGHQWAFEGERPTECPKCGSHNIHQDPDVLDTWFSSGLWPFSTLGWGNGEALKGVKWFENDLKEFYPNSLLITGFDILFFWVARMLMMGEKLTGELPFPHVYLHALVKDEKGEKMSKSKGNVIDPLVMIDKYSADALRFTLAVLAVQGRDIRLSEEKLEQSRNFTNKLYNAANYLLMNVECFDELDPEKIQTPLGRYMLSRFYLAVEETRNYIDQYRFNDAATILYRFLWGEFCDWGIELSKADRASVPELGSIYRESMKLLHPFMPYLTEYLYQRLGSTDLEQSESIMIRPYPQAGEPDEKIMEEFALAIEAIVSIRRCKTLVDKANQRIEKAYVKFNAEDLDTELMKPFIEKLAKVDEVEFVRHKPEQAVTDVSDHLESYISTADIDMGPIIEKLEKQKAKLEKEIAKLSGMLGNEKFVANAPEQVIEQNRKALAEAEQKLEKVKGELAGLR, from the coding sequence ATGAGTGAAAACAAGAAGAATCATTACGATCCCAAAGCGGTCGAAAGCGACTACTACCGCCTTTGGGAAGATCGGGGCTATTTCGAGATCGACGGCAACAAAGCGATCCAGCAGGAGGGCAAGACCTTCTGCATCATGATGCCCCCGCCCAACGTCACCGGGCATCTGCACATCGGTCATGCCCTCACCTTCACCCTCCAGGACATCATCGTCCGCTACAAGCGGATGGACGGCTACAAGACCCTCTGGCAGCCCGGCACCGACCACGCCGGTATCGCCACCCAGAATGTCGTGGAGAAGCAGCTCCTCGAGCAGGGCAAAACCAAAGAGGAGATCGGCCGGGAAGCCTTCCTGGAGTTGGCGTGGAAGCAGAAGGAGAACTCCGGCAACGCCATCACCGCCCAGCTGCGGCGCCTGGGGGTCTCCCCCGCCTGGAGCCGGGAGCGCTTCACGATGGATGAGGGCCTGGCTAACGCCGTCAAGCACGCCTTTAAGAAGATGTACGACGAAGGTTGGATCGTCCAGGGTAACTATATGATCAACTGGTGTACCCACGACGGGGCACTGAGCGACATCGAAGTCGAATACGAAGAGCACGAGGGCAAACTCTACTACATCCGTTATCCTCTGAGCGACGGCAGCGGGCACGTGGTAGTAGCTACGACCCGTCCCGAGACCTTCTTCGGGGATACCGCCGTCATGGTCAACCCCGCCGATGAACGCTACAAAGATCTTGTTGGCAAAAGCATCCTCCTGCCCCTGGTCGGCCGGGAGATCCCCATCATCGCCGACGAGCATGTCGATATGGAGTTCGGGACCGGTGTGGTCAAAGTCACCCCCGCCCACGACCCCAACGACTACGAAGTGGGCCTGCGCCACGGCCTGGACTTCATCACCGTCTTCGACGAGAACGGTATCCTCAATCAATACGCCGGGGAATTCGCCGGGATGGAGCGGCTGGAAGCCAGAGAACCCGTGGTCGAAAAGCTCAAAGAGGAGGGCTACCTCGAAAAGGTTGAAGAGCACCGCCACCAAGTCGGCCACTGCTACCGCTGCAAAAACATCGTGGAACCCTATGTCTCCAAGCAGTGGTTCGTCAAAAAAGAGTTTGCCGCCGATACGATCCGCCGGGTCAATGAAGGGGAAGTCCGTTTCTTCCCCGAGCACTGGATCAACAGCTTCAACGCCTGGATGCGAGACCTGCGCGACTGGTGCATCAGCCGCCAGCTCTGGTGGGGCCATCAGATCCCGGTGATGTACTGCGACGACTGCGGCCATCAGTGGGCCTTCGAAGGAGAGCGGCCCACTGAGTGCCCCAAATGCGGCAGCCACAATATCCATCAGGACCCCGACGTTCTCGATACCTGGTTCAGCTCCGGTCTCTGGCCCTTCTCGACCCTGGGCTGGGGCAACGGCGAAGCGCTGAAGGGGGTCAAGTGGTTCGAAAACGATCTGAAAGAGTTCTACCCCAACTCCCTGCTCATCACCGGCTTTGATATCCTCTTCTTCTGGGTAGCCCGGATGCTGATGATGGGTGAGAAGCTCACCGGCGAGCTTCCTTTTCCCCACGTCTATCTCCACGCCCTGGTCAAAGACGAGAAGGGGGAGAAGATGTCCAAATCCAAGGGCAACGTCATCGACCCCCTGGTGATGATCGACAAATACTCCGCCGACGCTCTGCGCTTTACGCTGGCGGTGCTGGCGGTCCAGGGGCGGGATATCCGCCTCAGCGAAGAGAAGCTGGAGCAGAGCCGCAACTTCACCAACAAGCTCTACAACGCCGCCAATTATCTGCTGATGAACGTCGAGTGCTTCGATGAGCTCGATCCCGAGAAGATCCAAACCCCTCTGGGGCGCTATATGCTCAGCCGCTTCTATCTGGCCGTAGAAGAGACCCGCAACTACATCGACCAGTACCGCTTCAACGACGCGGCGACCATCCTCTACCGCTTCCTCTGGGGTGAGTTCTGCGACTGGGGCATCGAGCTGAGCAAAGCCGACCGCGCCAGCGTGCCCGAGTTGGGAAGCATCTACCGCGAATCGATGAAGCTGCTGCATCCCTTCATGCCCTACCTCACTGAGTATCTCTATCAGCGCCTCGGCAGCACCGACCTGGAGCAGAGCGAATCGATCATGATCCGCCCCTACCCCCAGGCGGGAGAGCCTGATGAGAAGATTATGGAAGAGTTTGCCCTGGCCATCGAAGCCATCGTCTCCATCCGCCGCTGCAAAACCTTGGTGGACAAAGCCAACCAGCGCATCGAGAAAGCTTACGTCAAATTCAATGCCGAGGATCTCGATACCGAACTGATGAAACCCTTCATCGAAAAGCTGGCCAAAGTGGATGAAGTGGAATTCGTCCGCCACAAGCCCGAACAGGCCGTCACCGACGTCAGCGACCACCTGGAGAGCTACATCTCCACCGCCGATATCGATATGGGCCCCATCATCGAAAAGCTCGAGAAGCAAAAAGCCAAACTCGAAAAAGAGATCGCCAAACTCTCGGGCATGCTGGGCAACGAAAAATTCGTCGCCAATGCCCCCGAACAGGTGATCGAGCAGAACCGCAAAGCCCTGGCCGAAGCGGAGCAGAAGCTAGAGAAGGTCAAAGGGGAGCTTGCCGGCCTGCGCTAG
- a CDS encoding class I SAM-dependent methyltransferase, translating to MARIDQIAFYDEKLRTYGLNAEGVAWDSARTQRRRFGAIASCLGRLQGDTLVDAGCGLGDFYLYLQEQGNLPGRYIGIDLHPEMAAAARERTGCEILRRDILRQKLPLADWYVASGSMNLLTRTETGIFIRRCFEKSRKGFVFNLLEGRERSGEFGYWKPREVIELCRPLGATVSIKEGYLEGDFTVFLHS from the coding sequence ATGGCCCGCATTGATCAGATCGCCTTTTACGATGAAAAGCTTCGTACGTATGGTCTGAATGCCGAAGGGGTGGCCTGGGATTCGGCCCGGACCCAGCGGCGGCGTTTCGGGGCGATCGCCTCCTGCCTGGGAAGGCTGCAGGGGGATACGCTGGTGGATGCGGGCTGCGGACTGGGGGACTTTTACCTCTACCTCCAGGAGCAGGGCAATCTGCCCGGCCGCTATATCGGCATCGATCTGCATCCCGAGATGGCGGCCGCCGCCAGAGAACGCACCGGATGCGAAATACTCCGCCGGGATATCCTGCGCCAAAAACTTCCGCTTGCCGACTGGTATGTCGCCAGCGGCTCGATGAATCTGCTCACCCGCACCGAGACGGGGATCTTTATCCGTCGTTGCTTTGAGAAGAGTAGAAAAGGTTTTGTCTTCAATCTGCTGGAAGGGCGGGAACGCTCAGGAGAATTTGGCTACTGGAAACCAAGGGAAGTGATCGAACTCTGCCGACCACTCGGGGCCACAGTCAGCATCAAAGAGGGGTATCTGGAGGGGGATTTTACGGTCTTTCTACACTCTTGA
- the arfB gene encoding alternative ribosome rescue aminoacyl-tRNA hydrolase ArfB, with the protein MPKLKITDHLSLDENDVEFSAIRAQGSGGQKVNKVSAAVHLRFDIAASSLPEFYKEKLLALKDKSISKEGIIVIKSQQYRSLEQNREEALERLIELIKSVTRTQKRRIPTRPTKGSVKRRIEAKKRLGGKKRLRGRVREES; encoded by the coding sequence ATGCCAAAACTGAAAATCACCGACCATCTTTCCCTCGACGAAAATGATGTGGAGTTCTCCGCCATCCGCGCCCAGGGCTCCGGCGGTCAGAAGGTCAACAAAGTCTCAGCCGCAGTGCATCTGCGTTTCGACATCGCCGCTTCGTCACTTCCTGAATTTTACAAAGAGAAGCTTCTCGCTCTCAAAGACAAAAGCATCAGCAAGGAAGGCATCATCGTCATCAAATCCCAGCAGTACCGAAGCCTGGAGCAAAACAGAGAAGAAGCTCTCGAGCGCTTGATAGAACTCATCAAAAGTGTTACACGCACACAAAAAAGGCGGATACCCACCCGGCCGACCAAGGGCTCGGTCAAGCGGCGCATCGAGGCCAAGAAAAGGCTCGGTGGCAAAAAACGTCTGCGGGGCAGAGTGAGGGAGGAGTCCTGA